Proteins encoded by one window of Bacillus rossius redtenbacheri isolate Brsri chromosome 3, Brsri_v3, whole genome shotgun sequence:
- the LOC134530317 gene encoding uncharacterized protein LOC134530317: MRMLHIVLVLLQLGSSRQHRPLPEGAVGVVAGAHFEPIPQVTLYTSSVPVNFKVAWPMQLDDIQDSIKEITSCPSNSSSEWCVIFKELKHSLIYTDMLINKVNEAAGDDVLDFQSQVRERRGLNFIGEFFHWCCDIAVNSQLNNLFLNEQQMSEHINKMESQILNTHEALANMSNTIFVINEGMTGILKRVQSKFTNLSDYLKDLRETMVTKFSGMVQDIGHSFQFQVLLASQLAKQAHTFTRLEILDQCRSNKIPAIVVTPAQLKEKLNMLNEILNRDGYALSISVSEVQKYFNLPICKCQVHKENLYLQIKVPIVKLNSNWRLFQFVAVPFQWKNSTCHLDHAPNFLAVDGDHLITIQGRNLLDCRPFEDKLCFVPRFSGDTLGSALCPKALFQGITVENLSTTCAFRCHSGNQLMITQAGPERYFLTNPSGKLDLQCMKHNNESLFLGSGDILGAVDIEVPCDCRLYLNQELKINELYPCDALTKSKFQLVHVIPAAWTKLRKLKIFPHPTSTHTVFPSLMDCLDENWPTLIPHLNFSLTKFETPLDPIHLREPENVPRFVMKNLQSIALSIVSSVLLFIIIKNPYLVGIGTLPRVSALDNVTTLGIEISVTVITILVIVGMFLVLLLKYLRNRKPLSMSVEISTTVENAVPSTSGKVELKDILARDNGCVAKLYSETGEELKVTISICDDQ, translated from the coding sequence ATGAGGATGCTACACATCGTCCTGGTGCTCCTGCAGCTGGGAAGCAGCAGACAACATCGACCGCTACCTGAAGGAGCAGTGGGGGTGGTTGCGGGAGCGCATTTCGAGCCGATACCTCAGGTAACATTGTACACTTCATCGGTACCAGTAAATTTTAAGGTTGCTTGGCCAATGCAATTAGATGACATTCAGGATAGTATCAAAGAAATCACTTCTTgtccctccaatagttcaagtgaatggtgtgttattttcaaagaattaaaacataGCTTAATTTATACTGACATGCTAATTAATAAGGTAAACGAAGCAGCAGGGGATGACGTATTGGATTTTCAGTCTCAAGTTCGGGAAAGACGAGGGTTAAATTTCATTGGAGAGTTTTTTCATTGGTGTTGTGACATTGCCGTCAATAGTCAATTGAATAATCTTTTCCTAAATGAACAACAAATGTCAGAACACATAAACAAgatggaatcacaaattttaaacactcatgaggcactggcaaatatgagcaacactatttttgttataaacgagggaatgaccggaattctaaaaagagtacaatcaaaattcacaaatttgtcTGATTACTTAAAAGACCTCCGAGAGACTATGGTGACTAAGTTTTCAGGAATGGTTCAAGACATAGGACATTCATTCCAGTTTCAGGTACTGTTGGCCTCTCAATTAGCCAAACAAGCGCATACATTTACAAGACTAGAGATTCTGGACCAGTGCCGGTCAaataaaatacctgccattgtagttacaccagctcaattgaaagagaaattaaatatgctaaatgaaaTTCTTAATAGGGATGGTTATGCGTTGTCCATAAGTGTATCAgaagttcagaaatattttaatttacccatTTGTAAATGTCAAGTCCACAAGGAAAATTTATACCTTCAAATTAAAGTACCAATTGTTAAACTAAATTCCAATTGGAGATTGTTTCAGTTCGTCGCAGTCCCATTTCAGTGGAAGAACTCAACTTGTCATTTGGATCATGCTCCGAATTTTCTGGCAGTGGATGGAGACCATCTAATCactattcagggtagaaatttattagattgtagaccatttgaagataaattgtgttttgttcccAGGTTCTCCGGAGATACCCTAGGTAGTGCTTTGTGTCCAAAGGCTCTTTTTCAGGGGATTACCGTTGAAAATCTTAGTACCACATGTGCGTTTCGATGCCATTCCGGAAACCAACTGATGATCACCCAGGCTGGACCAGAGCGGTACTTCCTAACAAACCCGTCAGGAAAATTAGACTTGCAATGCatgaaacataacaatgaatctttatttttaggaagtggagacatcctcggagctgtagatatagaagtaccgtgtgattgtcgtttgtatttaaaccaagaacttaaaattaacgagttgtatccatgtgatgcgttaacaaaatctaaatttcaattggtacatgtaataccagctgcttggacgaagttacgtaaattgaaaattttccctcatcctacgtcaacacatacagtttttccatccttaatggattgtttagatgaaaattggccaactctaataccacatttaaatttttctttgacaaagtttgaaacccctttagacccgattcatttaagagaaccagaaaacgtaccaagatttgtaatgaaaaacttacagagtattgcgctttccattgtaagtagtgtattattatttattattattaaaaatccatatctagtaggtattggaacgctaccaagagtatccgccttggacaatgttactacccttggcatagaaataagtgtaactgtaattactatattggtaatagttggaatgtttttagttctgttattaaaatatctgagaaatcggaaacccctcagtatgtctgtagaaatctcgactacagtagaaaatgctgttccttctaccagtggaaaggtagaattaaaagacatactagccagagataatggttgtgtagctaagttatacagtgaaactggggaggaattgaaagtaaccatttccatttgtgatgatcagtag